The genome window ATAATACAATCAATATAGCAAAAAACAATAGTAAAAATATATCCTGATTATCTAAATGCCTCCAAAAGCTAGAGTCAGATTCTAATTTTAGGACGGTAGTAGCGATATCTGCTAACTCAGGAGCATATTATTATTTATCTTTATTCGTTAGATCAAGGAATCCTTAAAGAATAAGGCTCGTATTAAGTAAGGGAAATGAAAACGCCCGAATTTCTATTTCTCCTTTTGAGGTGGGTGCGAGAGCTAGTTAATCGGTCACGCCTCAAAAGCTGAAATTAGAAATGATAGCCAATGACGAGTTTAATGGATATCCTCAAGGAATCTGGTTTGCATATAAACTTTACAAAATTTTTTTAAACAGCTGTATTAGGATAGATCAATTTTAACAGTTGCTACAGGAGAGGAGTATTTTATTTACTGACCATGCTGTTGAACATATAGTTTTTAAGTATACTAAATCATTTGTACAAACTGGTGGGGATATCCCTCTTGTTATGGAATCAATTAGTCTGATATATTACTCTACATAAATGCGACTAGGGAAAGCTAAGACTTGCTGGAGACCGACTATTTTTAGTTAGATAAGTTTTTTTATATCATTAATCACCTGTAAATGCATGCCTTCGTGAAAAATCGTACGAACCAGCACTTGTTCGATTGTATGCATGCCCATATCAATTGGTGGATATTCTTTTTCGAGAATAGCTCCATATTTCTCTAATATTGCTTGTGGTTGTGATTGCAAAAGTACTTTTAATTCCGTAAAAGAAGGTGTCTCCACTGTAAAGTTGGCTGGCGTAGTACCGAAACCAAACCATTGATTGAATTGTTTTGAGATAGCAGTGGGTACTTTAGTCAATGCCTCAATCCATAATAACTGGTCAACGTATAGGTGACCAAGATTCCAGCGGATATTATTCCTAAAGCCCGCTGGAATGATTTCTGCTTGTTCTTCTGTCACCAATTCAACAGTCCCTAAAAGTTCCTTTCGATAGGTTTCTAATTGTTTAAGCAAAACTTCCTGACGTGGTTTCATTTTATCCACTCCCTAAACATTAATTTACTCTAAACATTCGCTGTATTTTTGTTTTTTCCTGCACTGGAAGAATAGAGATTTGTCTAGCGGAAATACTAGAAAAAACAGAATTACAGTTAGGAGAAGAACAATGCCTCGCAAGGATGTAGAGATTAGTGAAGAAGTAGAAAAGGAACAGACGAATACGAAAAAGAAAGAAGGAGAAGAAGATAAATTAAACCGGATGCTGGCAGCCGTATTGGAGTATATTTCCGATGATGAAGTAGAAGAAATCGACATTGATTACATATTGGATCAGACAGAAGGACTACGCGACTGGTGGAATCAATACCGAGAGAAAAACCGCAAACGCATGGAGAAAGAAATAAAAGAGTCATTAGGGGAATTATCCCTTGAAGAATTGGAGAAGATACGGGAACAAATAAAGGCAAAGCAATAAAAAAAATGGTTTTCATCGTCACTGTTGAAAACCATTTTTTAATTTTTTTATTAAAAAAGCAGAAAAATGTGGATGTGAACAGCATTTTCCTTTGATAGAATAAGAGAATCGAATTGGTAGATACAATATTAAGAAATTCTTAAGAATTTTGCTTGGCAGATGTTAAGAATTTTTTTCTATGATAGAGACAGCGAAAGAGAGAGAAAGCAGGTGGTTTTAAGGTGGAGAATGTCAATGTGCTCGTGGTGGACGATGAAAAAGAAATAAGAGATGCTATTGAAATTTATCTTAAAAACGAAGGGATTACGGTATTAAAAGCAAGTGATGGAATAGAGGCATTGGAGATTTTAATGGGAGAAACAGTCCATTTAATTTTAATGGATATTATGATGCCAAATTTAGATGGAATTTCGGCTACTTATAAAATTCGCGAGCAAAAAAATATTCCGATTATTATGCTGACAGCCAAAAGCGAGGATACAGATAAAATATTGGGATTGCAAATAGGGGCAGATGATTATATCACAAAGCCATTTAATCCAATGGAGCTTGTTGCACGAGTGAAATCGCAGTTGCGAAGATATGTAACACTTGGCACCTTTGATGGTGTGAAGAAAAAAATAGACCTTCATGGATTAACATTAGACCAGGAGGCGAAAGAAGTTGCGGTAAATGGAGAAAGTGTAAAGCTGACTCCGATTGAATATAAAATTGTTGTTTTATTGATGAAAAATGCAGGCAGAGTATTCTCGATTGCAGAAATTTATGAAAGTGTTTGGAAAGAACCTGGATACAATGCCGAAAATACGGTAGCAGTACATATACGAAAAATACGTGAAAAAATTGAAGTGGATCCAAAAAATCCTCGCTTCTTAAAGGTGGTGTGGGGCATTGGCTACAAAATCGAGAAGTAAAGGCTTTTTTATTGTTTGGACACTGCTTATTACACTCGCGCTGAGTGGAATTGTATCTGTAGATATGTGGTTTAACCGTTATTTACACACGGATTTTTATCAAACATCGATATTTCAAGAAAGAATGCAATATTATAAGGATCTTCTAAGTGAAAATGAGTTATATTATGTTCCGATTGAAGAGGCAAAGAAAAAAATAACCGTATCAGCTAAAGAAATAAATGAATACCGTTATTATTATGGTGATTTAAATGAACAAATTCAAAACATAAAAAGTCAGTATGAAGAGCAAATTCAGACCGCTAAAGAAACAGGAAGCTCAGAAGCAGAACAGCTATATACAGAAGAAAGAGATAAGAAAATAGCTGATATTACGAAAAATTTCCAAAGTGATGAATACGTAGAAGATAAGATTAAGAAAGAAAAAGCAAGGCAATTAGATGAATACTATCAAGAATTACAGAATAGAGAATATGAGTATAAAGACTGGACTGATTCCTTCCTTTTTTATTTTGAAAATAACAAAACTGGAAAAATAGTAACAAATGTTGATCTTGCACCTGGCGAAACGATTGAGAGTAAGCTGAAACAGAAAAAAACAAAATTTCTTAGCGATATCCATATAGACCCAAAAGATGAGTGGGAACAGCATTATATTTCAATAAATTCTCCTTGGTATGAGTTTGGTGATTCCGATGATGTTGCTATAGAAGTGTCTATTCTAAATGACATCAAGAAGAATATCGGCAGCTTTGAAGGAGTTATTGCGGTTCCTGAAAATCTAAGTGCCAAAAGTATGCTGCATACAGACATGGATAATTATAAAACGCAACAAAAGCAAGTGATCTACTTTAGTGTTATTAGTATCATCAGCCTAGTTGCCAGCTGTATTCTCCTTTTAACAAAAAGAAGAAATTTAACACAATGGGAGTTCCCATTTTATAAGAAAATTCCTATTGATATTGGGATTATTTTTCTCCTTATAAGTATAGCTGTTGCCATTATAAGTGTATGGGGAGTAAATGATCAAATAGAATTAGCTTTATATAATGAGGGCTCCTTTTGGAAGGAAATTATATTATTTGGCTGTTTAGCTTGGCTGTTTATATCCTTGTCCTTTATCCAAATGTCTCTATTATATAAGGAAATAGTAAAAGGCGATAAATCAATTTGGACAAAAACATTTGTTGGAAAATGTGTTAAAACAATCGGAAAACCAATGCTGCTATTATTTTCAAGTAGAAGTCCAGTGACTAAATTAATCCTTTGTTTAATGATTGTTTTCGCGCTAGGATTTTGTTTAATGGCAGTGATTGTGGAACCATTTTTTGTGTTGTTCTTTCTTATTGCGGTCATAATTATCGGCATACCAGCCATCCATTATTTAGTGAAAAATGCAAAGTCTCTAGGTCAGTTAGTTCTATATACAAAGGAAATCAGGAGCGGTCGAAAAGTAAGTGACTTAGATATAAAAACATCTAGTGAACTTTCAGCATTAGCAGAGACAATCAATACACTAAAAAATGGCGTGATTTATTCCCAAAATGCTCAAGAAAAAAGCGAACGCCTAAAAACAGAGTTAATTACGAATGTCAGTCATGATTTGCGAACACCTTTAACATCAATCATCAATTACACGGAATTATTGAAGAAAAAAAATCTATCTGAGGAAGAAAAAGAGGGATATCTAGGTATTATCGATCGGAAATCCCAACGATTAAAAGTACTAATTGATGATTTATTCGAGGTTTCGAAAATGGTCAGCGGCAATGTGGAATTAAAGAAGGAAAAAATAGACTTAGTGCAGCTTTTACAGCAAGCGTTAGGTGAATATGATGAAACAATTAAAGCGACAACACTTGATTTTCGTGTAACCAATCAAGAACCGTCGATTTATGCAACTGTAGATGGTCAGAAGCTTTGGAGAGTATTTGATAATTTAATAGGCAATATTTTGAAATATTCTTTAGAGCATTCACGTGTCTATATTTCCATTAAACTAGAAAAAGACCAAGCTATTTTGCAGTTTAAAAATATATCTAAGTATGAGCTTGACGATAATCTTGATGAATTATATGAGCGTTTTAAACGAGGGGATACATCGAGGCATACAGAAGGATCAGGTCTAGGACTTGCGATTGCGAAATCAATCATAGATCTACACCAAGGCATGATGAAAATCGAGACAGATGGCGATCTATTTAAAGTTACGCTCGCATTAAATCTAAGCGATTTGTAGTGAAAAGAAGTATGAATAAAAAACAAGCACTCAAGCTGTATGCTTTAATATTTCCGATTACTCGCAATAAAAAGACAGCAACAAAAATAGTAATGGAAATGCTTCAGGCTGATGATAACCTAGGAGAGAAAGAATTAGCTCGCAAAGCAGTTAATAGAGCCATTGAAATGGTGAAAAAATAAATACGAAAAAATACTTTCTTTTCAACTAGAAAAGGAGGTATTTTTTCGTAGGAGAAATTTATGGTAAAATAATGGAAAGATTGCAAAAAATCGCAAAAAAAGAAGGGATGGGGGAAAGCAATTGACTCAAAATACACAACCGCAATATGCACCGCCTAAACATATTGTTTCGGCTGCTTCGATTGTCATCAATGAACAAAAGGAAATTTTATTAATCAAAGGACCCAAAAGAGGCTGGGAAATGCCAGGTGGCCAAGTGGAAGAGGGAGAGTCACTGAAAGCTGCTGCGATAAGAGAAACAAAAGAGGAATCAGGAATTGATATTGAAGTAATAAAATTTTGTGGAATCTTTCAGAATGTAAATGGTTCTATATGCAATACATTATTCTTAGCTAAACCGGTTGGCGGGGAATTTACTACATCACCAGAAAGTTTAGAAGTAGGATTTTTCCCTATTGAGGAAGCGCTCAACATGGTGAAATATAAGAATTTTAGACAAAGAATAGAATACTGTTTGGATGAGAAGCGACAACCTTTTTATGTAGGATTTTAATGTAGTAAAGAATCACAACAAAGACAAGAAAATAAGTGAGGGAAGAATGACAACTATTGGTCTTATAAGACACGGTATTACCGAATGGAATACACTGGGGAAAGCACAAGGGATTTCAAATATTCCATTAAATAGACTTGGAAAACAACAAGCAATGGCTATAGCAAATAGACTATAACAGGAAGAAAAATGGGATATTCTTATTACAAGTGACTTGTCTCGAGCAATAGAGACAGGAGAAATAATTGGACAAAAAATTAACTTACCCATAAGTCATATAGAAAAAAGAGTGCGCGAAATAGATTGTGGCAAAATAGAAGGGACAACGTTGGAAGAAAGGATTTCCAAATGGGGTAGCAATTGGAGTGAGCTAGATTAAAAATGGAGAAGTTTGAAGAGGTTGCAAAAAGAGGAGAGCAGTTTTTAGAGGAAATAATTTTGCGATACCCAGGAAAAAGGATATTAATCGTTAGTCATGGAGCTTTTATTGGACTGACCCTAAAACAGATACTTCCAGCAGTTTTTCAAGATACTTTTATAGAAAATACTTCACTAACTATTTTAAATAATATGAATGGAAGTTGGGACTGTACTTTGTATAATTGTACAAAGCATCTAAAATGATGTTTGTTAGTTAATTTTAACCGTATAAAAAAGTCTGTTTAGATAATTATGAGAGAAAGGCAGTGAATGATGAGCAGCTATAAAGCAGTTCTATTTGATTTAGATGATACTTTGCTTGATAGAGATAAAGCAGTAGAAAAGTTATTTTTCATTCTGTTAGAAAAGTGTTATGTAGATATTAGTGATTCCTTAAAAAGGGAAATGTTGTTAGAATTCAAAAAACAGGACAAGCAAAGCTACGGTCAAAAAGATAAAACAAAAGTTTTAGAATCATTTTTTGCTATGTTTCCACCAAAATACAGAATTCCACATAATGACATATTAGCTTTTTGGAATAAGCATTTTCCTTATTGTTTTTCTGTAAACCAAGCGAGAATAAATATAGTAAATAAGATAAAGAATCAAGCGAGGGTTGCAATTATCACAAATGGTACAATCCATAGACAAAAAGCAAAAATACAGAATACCAATTTACATAGCTATTTTGATCCAATTATTATTTCCGATGAAGTGGGGGTGAGTAAACCTGACAAACGTATATTTGAACTGGCTTTAAATATGCTGAATGTTCAGCCAGAGGAAGCATTATTCGTTGGGGATGACATAGAAATAGATATAAATGGTTGTCAAAATGCCCATATAAAAGGTGTATGGTTTAATCCTCGAAAGATCAAGAATCCTACCGAGATTATGCCATTTGCCGAAATTCATTCTTTTGATTGTTTATTAAATTATTTTTCATAAGATAATAATGTTTGTTTCAGAAAACAGAAGTAGACGTATCCTTCCATAAGGATTGGCACACATTTTTTAAATGTACCTGCTTGAAAATGTAAAAGGGCTGAACCATCCGGTATAGAAAAAAGGGGAATTATCCCTTTTTTCTTACAATAAATAACTATCTATTTACCTATAAAACAAACGCAAAATAAGCTTCTTCCTGCTCAGTATCCTCGAAATATTTAATGCCCATATACTGAAAACCAATTTTGCCGAGTACATCTAAGGAAGCCTTGTTCTCAATACTTGCAGAAGCAATTACTTTTTGGATATTCCCTTGCTCTTTTGCGAACGTTAAACAGGCAATGCCAGCTTCTGTAGCGTACCCTTTATTCCAATTAGCTTTGGAGAAATGGAAAATAAGTTCAGCTTGATCAACAGATTCTTCGATATTAAAGCCTGCTGCTCCAATAACTAGATTGGTTGTCAAATCAATAACGCCATAAACGGAAAGGCCAAAATCTTTTTGGCATTGCTGATAAAAGTCAATAACTTGAGGCAATAATGCAGAAGAAGTGCTGCCACCACAATATTTCATAACTTCTTCATTTCCCCAAAATTGTTCACATGCATCTATATCTTCTATTGTTAATAAACGAAAACCTAGTCGCTCACTTGCAAAAAGTAAATCCAATAAAAAAACTCCTTTAAAAAATTCTAGTGTTTATCTTAATCATTTTAGCGTATTTGTGCCAGTTTATGCAAAATTAAATTGCCTCAGACCGCACTAGTAGAGATATTGTAGACCGAAAAATAGGGGATCGTAAAAAGTCACAAGGATAACAAATTATATACAATTAGAAAGGTAGAATGGGTTCTTAATGGTTAGCAAGAGTCAAACTATTTGAGGAAATTAGATGGGAAAATCGCGGTTAGATCAGAAGGTTACAACAAACCATCAAGTGGGCGATAAACTTCCACTTGATGGAAGTTATAATATATTATGAAGTTTCATATTTACTAATAGAAGTTGTGATACTTTCAGCTAGTTGGGAACAGTCTCCTTCAAACATATGAAAAGTTAAAGAATGTAGTAAATGGTCGAATTGATCATGTGGAGATCCTTCATTGCTTATTTCGGTAGACCAATTAATTTTAGGGATGGAAATAACAAACGAATCAGTTGTTTTCATGATGTATAGTTTCGTATCTTTTAGTCCATGTTGGGCAATATCTTCTAATAAAGTAATCATTTCAACAACCTCCCCCTATTTTTATTTCCATTATACTCCTTTTTTTCGACGTAATTTTCCAAAAATAGAAAATTTAATAAAATTGTTAAAGGATTGTTATGTTTGAAATAAAAAGAGGGAGGATTATTTTGTTATTCTTATCGAGAAGAATTAATCATGATAATTTTTAACTCATTATAAGTATCTTATTGAAAAAATGGGATATTTTGAAAAAATGAAACGGTAAGAATTATCGTGAATAAAGAGCCAGCAGATGTTAATAAAACGATTTTGCGATTGTTTTGTTCTTTCGATGGCTTCAAAAGCTCATAAATTTGTATAGACCATACAGCTATTGCGGCTAATGCAATAATAAAGATAGCGGTACTATTCATATTTTTCACTCCTCAGGACAGTTTTTTATGATCTATCATTTGTAGAAGAGATGACTGTCTATTATAAAGCGTATTACTTTAAAATCAATTTTATCTTCACAAAAGTCATCTTCATCATATTCTACGGATTTGATAGAAAAATGGTTTCATTTTTTTAGTGCCATATTTTGCTATGGAGAAAACGCGAAAGTTGTAGAGAAGAGAAAGCACGAGAAATCAACTTTTGAAAAGGTTAATGTTTCAAACAATAGCAGACTGTTATATACTTATAGTTCATTATGTACGTTTTTTACCAGAATAAAAGGATAAGACTAACTAATGATACGTAATATATAAGAAAAATCGGAGTTGATTTTATGAGTAAAGCTAAGGCTAAAGGTAAAGGCGGTACAGGCAGAGGAACAGATAAAAAAGGCTGGAATCGTTGGCAGGCTAGTGCCAATAAAGCTAAGAGTAACAAACCCTATAAAAGCAAAGGGGTTAAGAATCGTAAAAATACAGAAAATACTAGCAATCCTGCTACAACCGAAAAAAAGAACTAATCTCCATATTTAGGATTTCTTACTGAATAGATAAAGTAGCGATGCTTCCTTTAGGAAGGATCGCTTTGTTTTATTCGCCAATGGTAAGTTTTCTTGTACAAGAAAACTTACCATTGGAATGTCATAACCATTTTGCTTTAATAATATGTTTGACAGATGGCATTTCAATAATTCCTTCTCCAGAAGTAAAATGTCCGCCAGAAGGTAATAAAATAAAAGGAATTTCAAGTTTATTTGCTAAGGAATTCGAGATTTGCCAATCGATGATTTTATCGGTTCTGGATGAAATAAAAAAGGATGCACCCAGTAAATGCTTGATTTTATCCAAATTTAATTCTTGCATATAGGGATCAAATTGTGGGAACGCTGCAATGGGTTCTGCAAATCCAGAAACAAAAATAGCCCCTTTAATTTGTACATTATGACGTAAAAGGTATCTTAAAAACGTAATACAGCCTAAACTGTGGCAAATAAAATAAACATTGTTCGGTTCTTTGATAGCTCTATCTAAATCAAGATCCCATTGCGTAACATTTGCAATTGTGGCATCTGTATAGTCCACTATTTGTATATGGAAGGAATTCTTAAATTCTTTTTTTATATCAGAAAGCCAATTTATTTTTGGTGATCCGCCATATCCATCAATCAAGTATAATTTATTCATTTAATCTTCTCCTAATACTACGATCTAGAGTAATAAAAAAATAACATAGCGTATTCCACCAGAAGATATTTATAATTTCAGTTCTCCCTTTTTGATCGTTAAAAAACGGTTATTCCAAATAGATTCATGATGGTCAATAATATTATCTGCATTTAAAATAGAGCCGTTAATGGTGCTATGAGTGTTTTGATAAAGGAGATTTTGCTGAAATCCCAAGCTATAGGCTGCTCTGATAGTAGTATCAAGACAAAACTCCGTTTGTGCACCAGCGAAAATAAGCTGTTCGATTGCCTTGCTTTTTAAATACTCTAAAAGTTCTGTTTTGTAGAATGCATCCCATTTTGATTTTTTAATTATCTTATCAGTAGTAGATAACAATAGATTTTGATGCAATTTCCAATCGTTCTTGCCCTCATAAAGCGCGGACTGCTCATTCGGATCTGTATGCTGAATAAAGATAACCTGAATATTTTTTTCATGTGCTTGCTTGATTAGTATATTGATGTTTTTTACTAGTTGAATTCTATCGTATAAATAGTTTTTGGGATGGTTAAAGAAAATTTCTTGCATGTCGATGATTATAAGAGCCTGTTTCATAAAATTCCACTTCCTGTTCGTTTCTTTTAAAGTATAGCAAATTGAAAAAGAGCTATACAAGGATATTTAAGATGGAAGCTATGGTTGCTTTGAAATTCATTCTTGTTTAAAAGTCAGAATTAATGAATATTTATATTGAACTTATGATAGATTCGTCTATAATTATAAGAACGAACATATATTCGCTGTAAGGAGGGAGTTAGGGTGAATACCTATATAGGTAGCGCACTAAATCAAATAGAAATAGCTTTAAAAACAACAATCGAAATGGTAGAGACTATAGAAGAGGCTGACCTACAGCAAAGGCCAGATGATAATAAGCGTTCAATAGGTGAGCTCTTAGAGCATATTGCCGTTATTTGTAAGGCTGATTTATTGATATCAAACGGTGCAACACAAAAAGAGATGGATGAATATTATTCGAGTGTTGCATTACTAAACATGCAGGATATAAAGAATGCTATTGCAGATAATTATAAAACATTAAAAGATATTTATATGAATCTCACAGAAATAGAATTACAAGAAAGGACTACATCATATTGGGGAGTAACCTATTCAAGGTACGAGTGGTTGTTAGAAATAGTCGCACATATCTATCATCATAGAGCTCAATTACATACACTACTTGTCTACTGCTGTGGAAAAGACTTAAATATCTCATTATTTGAATAAGGAACTTCCATAGATACATACATTTTTAATTAATAGGGAGGATAAAAGATGCCATACTGCAAAGTGAAAAATGCAAACATATATTATGAAGAAATAGGCGCAGGAATTCCCATTATCATGCTACATGGATTTACGCCAGATCATAGACTCATGAGTGGTTGTATGGAGCCTGTTTTTAAAGAGAACGACGGTTGGAAACGGATATATTTGGATTTACCTGGTATGGGGAAAACTATGGATTATGACTTAATCAGTAATTCTGATGAGATGTTAAAAGCCGTTGCAAGCTTTATAGATACAAAGATTTCCAATCAACCATTTCTGATTATATAGGAGAATCCTATGGCGGCTACTTAACTAGAGGAATCATCAAGCTCTATAAAGAGCAAATATTAGGCGCTGGATTCATTTGCCCGATGATTTTACCAGATAAAGAAAAGAGGACACTCCCAGAACACACGATTGTTTATGCCGATAATGAATTTTTATCCAACTTAGTAGAAGAAGAACGTAATGATTTCAAATCCAATCAAGTAGTTTTAGATGAATACAATTGGAAACGATACAAGCAGGAAATTTTATCAGGATGCAATATTGCTGACACAGCATTTTTGGATAAAATTCAAAAGAACTACGGGTTTTCTTTTGCGATCGATGATGTTCTATTTCAGAAACCAACTGTCTTTTTACTAGGAAAACAAGATTCTGTAGTCGGATATCAAGATGCGTTTGCGATTCTAGGGAATTATCCCAGAGCAACATTTGCCATTTTAGATCGAGCGGGGCATAACTTGCAGATTGAACAGACAAAGTTATTTACTGCGCATATGAATGAGTGGTTAGATAGGGTTGAAGAAGAGATGTAGGAAAAAGTAGTTTGATAGATTGGGATCAAAGGGGAGTAAAAGAGCAGTTATATTTTGCAAATTAATGTAAAATATAACTGCTTTTTTGGATGATTTAACTATTTTTCAGGGTAGAAATATACCCTGATTGAAAAAAAGTAGAAACGGGTAGAAAATAGATAATTATAAAAAAATCAAAAGGAAGAAATCTGTAGTAAAATGATTCATCTAAAGTGTACCACTCTTTAGAATATGACATATAATTTATGAAAAAGGTGATTTGTATAAAACATTTTTGGAAGCCATTCACATTTTTTGTGACAGTAAGCCTCTTTATTATATTTTTCCGATACACCGATATTTTTCAGGCGATTCGTGAAGGGGAGTTAAATTCGGTCACATCTGTATTTAAAGAGAATATTTCTTATGCACTTATTGTCAGTTTATTCCTTATGATTATCCAAAATAGCTTTACCGTTATTCCTTTAATTTTAGTAATTACCCTCAATTTTTACTCATTTGGCTTCATCTATGGCTTTTTATGGAGTTGGTTTTCTAGCATTATAGCCGCAATCATTATCTTTTTAGCCATTCGTTTTTGGTTCCAAGATTTCGTGATTAGAAAGGTGCAAAATCACCAAGAAATGTTAGATAAAATCGAACAAAAAGGAATGCGCTATGTGTTCTATGGAAGGGTTTTTCCGTTCTTTCCGACAAGTATTTTAAATATCATTGCTGGTGTAAGCAAAATATCGATACGACCTTTTACCATTGGCACAGCAATAGGCAATTTCTTTTACTTCTTTATCCTTGCGTTAATTCCTTATGGTGTTTTCTCTACAGATATTAATCCATTAGCATTAATCGTAATTATTTTATTGATAACAGGAATTTTTTATTATTTCAGCAAAAAGAAACCTTCCGTTATGGAAAGGGTAAAGGAAATAAGGAAAAGAGCATAAATTAATTTATTCCGAAAGGTAGATTACTACTTTTCGGCTTTTAATATGAAAAAAATATGAAACTATTTCCAATTATCCTACGTATATAAAATAGAATAGCTAGTGAGGGAGGAATACAGTATGTTTGGAATTATAATGTTGGTATTTGTGGCAATTATCGTGGCTCAAATTTTTTCTCGCAAAGAAAAGACAAACAATATAAATAGCCATAATTATCAGCCTTTTCAAGGAGAAATAGGAGATAGCTCACAAGCGTCTATCTTTGATGGAGGAAATGACTGCGGATCTTCCTTTGATAGTGGAGGAAGCTGTGGTGGAGAATAGGAATAATATCGCTGGAATTTTCTATTTATAAAGAAAAATCGAAACTTTTATACGATATCAATCGTCCAATAATAAAGAGGAATGAAAGGGGACAAAAAAGATCGCATGTTTATGGTGGTAACAATAATTGCTTTTATTTTTGCCTGTATTTGGGTTCTAATGGATACGATTTATTTTTCCAAACCACCAAAACCTGAGGTATTATGGAAGAATAATAGAATTCCGACAACAATTGGCTCAAATTGCTGGCAAGGTTCATTAAAAGGATCTTGTGTTGATTATGTCTATGCATCTCCTTGGGATATGGGGTTACAAAATGGTTCTGTCAAAGTGGAACCGAATTCAACTATTACCATCG of Niallia circulans contains these proteins:
- a CDS encoding RBBP9/YdeN family alpha/beta hydrolase, translated to MNKLYLIDGYGGSPKINWLSDIKKEFKNSFHIQIVDYTDATIANVTQWDLDLDRAIKEPNNVYFICHSLGCITFLRYLLRHNVQIKGAIFVSGFAEPIAAFPQFDPYMQELNLDKIKHLLGASFFISSRTDKIIDWQISNSLANKLEIPFILLPSGGHFTSGEGIIEMPSVKHIIKAKWL
- a CDS encoding response regulator transcription factor is translated as MENVNVLVVDDEKEIRDAIEIYLKNEGITVLKASDGIEALEILMGETVHLILMDIMMPNLDGISATYKIREQKNIPIIMLTAKSEDTDKILGLQIGADDYITKPFNPMELVARVKSQLRRYVTLGTFDGVKKKIDLHGLTLDQEAKEVAVNGESVKLTPIEYKIVVLLMKNAGRVFSIAEIYESVWKEPGYNAENTVAVHIRKIREKIEVDPKNPRFLKVVWGIGYKIEK
- a CDS encoding YueH family protein; this encodes MITLLEDIAQHGLKDTKLYIMKTTDSFVISIPKINWSTEISNEGSPHDQFDHLLHSLTFHMFEGDCSQLAESITTSISKYETS
- a CDS encoding GNAT family N-acetyltransferase; protein product: MDLLFASERLGFRLLTIEDIDACEQFWGNEEVMKYCGGSTSSALLPQVIDFYQQCQKDFGLSVYGVIDLTTNLVIGAAGFNIEESVDQAELIFHFSKANWNKGYATEAGIACLTFAKEQGNIQKVIASASIENKASLDVLGKIGFQYMGIKYFEDTEQEEAYFAFVL
- a CDS encoding HAD family hydrolase, translating into MSSYKAVLFDLDDTLLDRDKAVEKLFFILLEKCYVDISDSLKREMLLEFKKQDKQSYGQKDKTKVLESFFAMFPPKYRIPHNDILAFWNKHFPYCFSVNQARINIVNKIKNQARVAIITNGTIHRQKAKIQNTNLHSYFDPIIISDEVGVSKPDKRIFELALNMLNVQPEEALFVGDDIEIDINGCQNAHIKGVWFNPRKIKNPTEIMPFAEIHSFDCLLNYFS
- a CDS encoding MFS domain-containing histidine kinase encodes the protein MATKSRSKGFFIVWTLLITLALSGIVSVDMWFNRYLHTDFYQTSIFQERMQYYKDLLSENELYYVPIEEAKKKITVSAKEINEYRYYYGDLNEQIQNIKSQYEEQIQTAKETGSSEAEQLYTEERDKKIADITKNFQSDEYVEDKIKKEKARQLDEYYQELQNREYEYKDWTDSFLFYFENNKTGKIVTNVDLAPGETIESKLKQKKTKFLSDIHIDPKDEWEQHYISINSPWYEFGDSDDVAIEVSILNDIKKNIGSFEGVIAVPENLSAKSMLHTDMDNYKTQQKQVIYFSVISIISLVASCILLLTKRRNLTQWEFPFYKKIPIDIGIIFLLISIAVAIISVWGVNDQIELALYNEGSFWKEIILFGCLAWLFISLSFIQMSLLYKEIVKGDKSIWTKTFVGKCVKTIGKPMLLLFSSRSPVTKLILCLMIVFALGFCLMAVIVEPFFVLFFLIAVIIIGIPAIHYLVKNAKSLGQLVLYTKEIRSGRKVSDLDIKTSSELSALAETINTLKNGVIYSQNAQEKSERLKTELITNVSHDLRTPLTSIINYTELLKKKNLSEEEKEGYLGIIDRKSQRLKVLIDDLFEVSKMVSGNVELKKEKIDLVQLLQQALGEYDETIKATTLDFRVTNQEPSIYATVDGQKLWRVFDNLIGNILKYSLEHSRVYISIKLEKDQAILQFKNISKYELDDNLDELYERFKRGDTSRHTEGSGLGLAIAKSIIDLHQGMMKIETDGDLFKVTLALNLSDL
- a CDS encoding DUF3934 family protein, whose amino-acid sequence is MSKAKAKGKGGTGRGTDKKGWNRWQASANKAKSNKPYKSKGVKNRKNTENTSNPATTEKKN
- a CDS encoding histidine phosphatase family protein, with product MEKFEEVAKRGEQFLEEIILRYPGKRILIVSHGAFIGLTLKQILPAVFQDTFIENTSLTILNNMNGSWDCTLYNCTKHLK
- a CDS encoding NUDIX hydrolase, which gives rise to MTQNTQPQYAPPKHIVSAASIVINEQKEILLIKGPKRGWEMPGGQVEEGESLKAAAIRETKEESGIDIEVIKFCGIFQNVNGSICNTLFLAKPVGGEFTTSPESLEVGFFPIEEALNMVKYKNFRQRIEYCLDEKRQPFYVGF
- a CDS encoding DinB family protein, producing the protein MKPRQEVLLKQLETYRKELLGTVELVTEEQAEIIPAGFRNNIRWNLGHLYVDQLLWIEALTKVPTAISKQFNQWFGFGTTPANFTVETPSFTELKVLLQSQPQAILEKYGAILEKEYPPIDMGMHTIEQVLVRTIFHEGMHLQVINDIKKLI